The sequence below is a genomic window from Ipomoea triloba cultivar NCNSP0323 chromosome 2, ASM357664v1.
cttcaACTAGAAATCAACAAGCATATATGTTGGGAGTCAAAGCTTAGCCATCATTGGCAGCATGTAACGACCAACTAAATTGGATGAATATAATGCGAGGAAAGAGTGTTTCCCCCACAAAAGCCAAAACTTGTGCCACACTAATAGCTAGCTTTCCCAAATTCAATCACAACAAGTATTTGAGTTAGAATTTCTCAATCTaaacattaatattttgtacatatatatatattaatttgatctCATGGAAAACctcatctttctacaatcattACTTGCAATCACAATCCTATGCTTCAACTATGGCGCCTGCGAGATCaagaaaacaaacatcgtcGACGATTCCAGGCCCATCATCCTCTTCGAGCGCTTCGGCTTCGCCCTCAACGGCCACGTCACGGTATTTTCCAACAATTTGTACTGTTTTTTGCGAAAACTAATTCCTACTGTCACTCTGTATTGGGCTTGCATCGTTAATACTGAGCCTTTTACAGATGAATGCAGTGTCATAATTCAGAATTAATTCAGTTAAATGATTTGGTATTTAAGTCGGTATGATATGTAGCAACTCTGATAGATTACTCTATTGCACTGCACACACAAGTGATAATGCTCgatacatatatatcatatggTGATGATATTGGAGTTTCTACAGGTACTCCAAGCCTTTGGTTGGATGGTTCCAGCTGTTCTCGTATCAATGCTTTTAGGAACAGGGACAAATACAATTATCATGGCATTGGCGCTACCCTTAGCCCAATCTGCTATTTCATTAATAATGGATGCATTTTCAGGAACATCCTATGACCGTGCAAGACCAAAGTCCAGGACAAGGAAGAGGCCATATGCCAGAGCCAAAACGAATGCTAGAACGAGAGAGGGAGAACAAAATACCCAGAACGGGAAGGGAGCTAGGGGATATGGATCAAATGAAAAGGAGGCGAAAACAACGCAAAGTTTTGGTGGATGGGATGAACTAGACAACCCAGGGACTACATCTGCAAACAAAACGCCTAAAACAACACCAGCTCAGGATCCAAATAAAACCAGACTGCGGAGTGAAGGCAAATTGAGCCGGAGAATAAGCAAGAAAGAAACACCATTATTGTTGAGGCTACTCATCGCGGTCTTCCCATTCTTGGGATCCTGGACAAAGGTATTGTAATTCTACTGCATTGTTCTTATCTGCAACTGTATTGTAACTCTCACTATGCTTCACAAAGTTCACATAGCGTGTAAAGTTCTGGCCAAATTTAAATCTGAGTAACAGTATAAAGATTAAATGTCAATTATGGTTCCACATTCAATTTATGCATGTGAAGTTTTTCTAGCCACAAATTCCAGAGATCTAGAGAAAACTACAAAAGGGAACCAAACAGACAAAAGACCAAAATACAATGAGTTTTTAACAAGGGAACCAAATAGACCAAAGGCCAAAAGACAATGAGTTTTTAACAAGTTTGGATAGGAGTGGTGTGGCCTCAAGGGACAAGTTCTACTTTGATGTAAGTCCCCTATTGAGACATATATCTAGCAAAAATTTAGACCCAAAAAAATAATCGTCAGGAGGCtggacaattgttataccatggactaggtcccctattaaaaaattatgtgtttatagttaacatattatgtgattgcagttaacaaattatatgccagtaaataaattgaaggcacataatttGTTATGCACAAATTACGTGCCAGTTATCAAATTATGTACCAGTATATATGATCGAGTCTTTACAGTTGTAGTGTGAGTGTTTCACCCAGACACTGGTCCTTTCACATAATGGGCCGCTTAATCAGTGTGATTTATTCATCCACTATCTTGTCGGGATTGAATCATGAGAGATGAGATAATTTTGCTTTTTCTTGGGTGAGAAAGAATAGCGGTATGGTCCAAAAAAGGAGTTTTGAGGCCAAGAAATCACCAGAGCATCCAAACAGTGGATTCCTGTATAACTGATAACCATCAAGAAGGCACTGGTTCATATTCCACACAACCAGCTTTTATCTAACAGTGATAGAAGACTGTGCGGGGTCCATAGCTCAGAGCTGCAACATTGGACGGCCATTTCAATTCTGAGATAAACGCCAACACAATCTATTGTACGTGTAGTGTTCATCTTCCACCTCCGATAGGGACAACAGAAAGTGGTGTTAATAATAcagaaaatattaaagaaattgGGAATggtatatatagagagagtcAAGTGGGCAGGGTGTTAGAAAGAAATTATTGgagaataaacaaataaatcgGCATATAGTGTGAGTGTTGGATTTGGCCAAGGGTGACTAGGCTTGGATGGTTGTCCTTCAAGATCATCTCTGAATAGGTGTTAAGTGTCAAGTCTTCtatatttattcttgattaaaaaaaattctttgcaATCAGGCGTTATGTACCAAATCTTTTGCACCTGCCATAGTTAGCCTAGCTAGGAATGAGCTCCCAAGTCCTATGTGTCTATCCTTGACCGGATGCTAGGTTCTCAATAGTGAGGTTTTTGGGGTGGTTTTTGAGGTGCCAAGTAGAAAAAAGAGGAGggaaagagaagagagaaaaaagaaaaaaaacataaagaggGGAAAACAGAGATTTGAAGGagggaaaagaaaaatacaatggCAATGACTCGCCAGGCTGGGTGCTATTGTGCGCGCAAGCAGCCATGCACGttcccttcctcttcctctaTGTCGCAGGACCCATAAAAAATCCCTCCCTTGTCGTAGAACCTaatattttctctctcctctctttctTCCTTCCACATTAGCTATGCTACTCTCGAAAACTATGCAAAATGCACTAATGGGATTAGGTTACGTCTATCCTTGACTAGGTGTCAGGTCTTGTGTGCCCATCTTTAGTAAGGTCCCTACACGTCTACAGCTAGGGGCTAGGCTAGGGCTTTAACTTGACGAATTTATCTATACAAATCTTCACAGAAAAAGTCTCAACATACCAGCAGTAAAGTTTATATACAGCCAACCCATTAAACCCAACAATGAGAATTCCAAAAGTGGGTAATAGGATTTTGATCTCGACATATTTTCAGTTGATTCGGTTGAAGTAGTAGATTTCACCATACATACAAATGgatgagaatcaaatctctgtATGGTTGGACGTACATATATAAGCGCTTATTACCACATCAGAAGAACTTATTCTCATCATATTCTGCGGTGTGGCATTGAGGATATATGATGCTGTCCATGCACTTACCCACATACATTTCTAAAGCTACAGTAAACATTATTATGAGCTATAAGTAATTGTTATGATCAAATGATATGATTATCAGGCCACTACGCCAAAAACTATACCTGctaaggcgcaactttatttcttcaTATACTAACACTAtatggtgttggacttggcccttcactgaCCTTGCCAAAAAATTCTCTAACCACCGCTGAACCTGACTATTTATTGGTGTCCGTCCAATATTTTTCATagaaaattattacaaaatcaaTTTCTTCCCGAATATACATTCAGATAGGAACTACGGGCTTTTTCATTAATTATGTTGAACCTAATCAAACATCCTCGGCTCGTACTTATTATGTAcatgttacaacttacaacttACAATCAAGAAGTGAAGGATACACCTCATGATTAAACCAGACAAACCACAAAAACCAAACCAGACAAACCTGCTACATTAAAGTATTACACTAAAAAGCACACTTTATAATATGATTAAAGAAAGCTAAGTAATTTGGTTGCTGTGGTCCATGCATTTGCAGTACGTCATACCGCCGACGGGTGGGAATTGTGATCCGGTGTGGGAGTATTGGACGGTTCGATTCTCCTCATTTTGATTCCCGGATAGTGTGATGACGGGTCGTCTTCATCGTTATACGCATACGCAAACCCGCCGTGCCTCGTCAGATCCATTCCGCAGGTCTCATCTTCCGACGAGATTCTCAACAGATTGAGCTTGTGTAGCATGTAGAACAGCGGCCCCATGGTGGCGGAAACCCACCCGAAAATCACCAGAATCTGGATGATCTGCGCCGCGAGTAGCTTTCCCCCGCCGCCCATGAACAGCCCGTACGGGCGGCCCGGGAGGCCCGGGTAGACTTCGTTGACGTAGCTCTTTTTGGCGAATAAACCGGTGAAGATCAGCCCCCACGCGCCGCACCCGCCGTGGAGCTGAGCCGCCTCGAGCGGGTCGTCGTACTTGCAGACCGAGGCGAGCTTGTTGGCCCCTATGAGCACCCACGCGGCCACGAACCCGCACACGATCGCCGCCCACGGCTCCACAACGGCACACCCCGAAGTTATCGCCGCGAACCCGCCGAGCAGTCCGTTGCACACGTCTATCACGTTCCAGTGCCCCACCAACAACCGCTTCCCAAACAGCGTCGTCAGCGCCGCCGTGCACCCCGCCAGCGTCGTCGTCACGGCCGTCCTCCCCACCGCGCTCCACTGCCCGTAATACGGACCGGCCTCCGTGTCGTACGCTTTCAATATCGTTAAAAACGAACCCGGGTTGAACCCGTACCAACCGAACCACAACAAGAAAGTCCCCAACACTACAAGCGAAGCGCTGTGGCCCCGCAGCGCCACGGACCGACCCGTCCGGTCGAACCGGCCGATCCTCGGCCCTTCAATCAACGCTCCCCATAGCCCGGCTATCCCTCCCACCATATGGACCACCCCTGAACCGGCAAAGTCAATCGCCCCAGACCCGAACAAAAGATCGTTGTCCGCTTTTGATGCGCTGGCCCAACCATCACCAGACCAGAACCAGTGCGAAACTATTGGGTACACAAAACCGGTCAGAAATGAAGAGTAGATGAGGTATGCCACGAATTGTGTTCTTTCTGCTATGGACCCACTTGTGATTCCTgaacataataaatatttttaattttctagcaTTTTTTTAAcgaaacaaacaaagaaaataggacaaaatatatattaaaatgaaaaaaaaaacctaaaaagGTATGGTTGCTATAGTTTCTTGATAAAAATGTATTCGGCTtatgtgagactgtctcaccaatctgattagatttttaattaatgggtcAAATATATGATTAATTTTGTACCTGCAGCAGCTATGGCAAAAGCCCATTGATAAAGGAAGTAGCTATAGTCAGCGTTAGGAGTAGGGAAGTGTTTGAGGCCAAAGAAATGGCGGCCGATGAAGCCGTTGGAGGGGGAGCCGAAAGCGAAGGCGAAGCCGAAGAGGTAATATGAGAGGCCGCCGGCGGCGGCGTCGAGGACGTTGGTGAGCATAATGTTCATGGTGTTCTTGGCGCGGACGGAGCCGGCGCAGAGCATGGCGAAGCCGAGCTGCATGGCGAACACGAGGTAGGCGGAGAAGAGGAGGTACGTGTTGTCCACCGCGAATTTCGTGGCAGTCAGCTGGGCGGAGAACGCCGTGAACTGGCTGCAGATGAAGCTCGCCGCCCCCGTGGCGTTCACGGCTCCGCCCAGAAGTGGGCTCAGCTCGGCGGCGGAGCAGCTCAAAGAGGCCATATTTGTGGAATTGAAGAAAGAAGGTTTTGGAAGTGGAGCTAAATATGAAAAAGTCTGTCTCTATTGcggctatatatatagagaggcCGTTCTTTTTATAGCATCATTCataagttaaaatttaatttaatttaactaATTGTTCTTTGATTGGCTtgacaaatttaatttgtactgCAAGTTGCAACTTGTTATGTCAACGTAGTTTAGGTGAGAGttttacaataattaaaaaggtaacaaaaattctaatattgggGCCTAGGCATATATCATAGGGTATAATTAACTCAAAATGAATAAGTTAGATTTTGAGTTTGTATTAAGTACTTATTTATGTAATATATGACacaaatctaaaattattttaaaaaagctTTTTAAATTGTACTAGATACTCGAAACACTTGTGTTTGTCGACAAGTTaatagtatatttttatttttgaattataataaaatttgtatttttacttTTCAATTATGATCACATAGTGCattaaatttctttaattgtaaaaaaaaaatgcaatattaaCCGTACgtaacgattttttttttttaaatactcatgattctttacaagttAGTATCtattatataatttctaaaatatttttatctaaaaaatcaatctaaACCCCTACCACCCAAGTTTTAATATATGACCACCTATTTAGAATGATAACCGGAATGTCATCACACTAATTATATGATAATTTGTAACAGTGATACTCTTGACTGCATGAGAAACACCCGCGCATCAGAGACTCAAATCGCTACAAGCCGTACTTTGAAAGATGATCAGATGCTTTGTCGGGCTGAGGCGTATATAGAGTCCCTtggggttggagattcaacctgtTGAGAGGAAAGAGGATCAGAGTGACTTTGGCTAACTTGTAGAAACCCTATtcgtatttattatttatttatatctaatCTCATGCATGTAGTACTGTAGTAATTACATGCTTTTGGCATCTACATATGTCAGCAACGGTGtaagtgaaaaaataaaataattaccgatatttttttaaaaaaaataccatGTCCTAATCATCATTAGAGAGTGGGCATATATATAATCAGAAAATGTTTAGATTAGATTTCTTGATCTTAAAAGTCTTCAGATgcatattcatatataaaaataagaatccAATATGAATATACAACAGTTGACCAAGAATCTATATTATTgccaactagtattttcacccgtgcgttgcacggaatgaatttgttataatattttaagaaatatttgaattgatatacaattatataaattataacatcgaatatgagtatgaataagtgtataaatgcaattatagtatgagtcttccttgcatgcaacaaatatcacaaaaattcagtgttctaaaataagtgtataaatgcaataggtagataatttacattattgcatcatattcattaatttaattacttgtcggttagttattgcaagatcttgaggtacacttatattttgatattcagtaagtataactatattagagaaaaaatttacatgggagtaatgggataatcagttgagtaattgttggttgaccgtagagcgttgtgttggaggaagaagatgatatatagtgaagatgatattgcccttcactatatatcatcttcttccttcaacacgttgatattctctggacaaataactgttggaaaaaaattagcgaaaatggcattttactggcaatattgtggtacaaatatatgtggggtccactttcgatttgggtcgggtcaaagtggattcgtgttcttcgtagttagacgaaaagattgatatattgtacgctcaaaactgataatgggtgaatgagaaattggttctcaaagttgacccatttgagttagaaaaatatagaaaaaaacctttcaagtaacttttgtcccacattggtttgagaagtggtttgcaccactacttatacaagagtttttctaaggcttattgaattatatagcatagaggctctctctcgcacgcaaggggggagggggtgcaaatgaaatcccaaaatgaacttaaaaaggcttgactcgtgcgccgacacctgcatgcacaaatgtcgttcagaaaattggttggccttgcgggttgaattatgccaaattttcatattttgtacaatattaagcaccataccataatacaagttaaaactgaggatattgtttttattaatagtatagattgcattgcagagaaatatatatactgaattattaccattagtaattctagtctagaattgtattacgaataggaacgtagggaagaatatattttattaggaattctattttagtttacaattgtattagggataggaattgtattaccatattttacaatattacgcaaaccataatattataggtctgttttgggcggaaagttaaaactgaggatattgtttttattaatagtacagattgcattgcagagaaatatatataccgaattattaccattagtaattctagtctagaattgtattacgaatagaaacgtagggaagaatatattttattaggaattctattttaatttacaattgtattagggataggaactgtattaccatattttataatattacgcaaaccataatattataggtatgttttgggcgggaagttaaaactgaggatattgtttttattaatagtatagatatagattgcattgcagagaaatacatatactgaattattaccattagtaattctagtttagaattgtattacgaataggatcgtagggaagaatatattttatttggaattctattttaatttacaattgtattagggataggaactgtattacaatattttataatattacgcaaaccataatattataggtctgttttgggcgggaagttaaaactgaggatattgtttttattaatagtatagaagtatagataagggTGGTCCTTTTTGCCCAATTGCCGCATAACCAGCGAGGAGATGATATAATCGCGTAGAAATTTGTGAAATTAAATGAGATGTgataaacaatattaattaatgataattatgattaattatgagTGTTGGTGATAATTTGACTTTGCAACCCTACATAACGGATGTAAGACTTGTGGTTAATTGGAATCACTGCAAAAAATAATTGAGATCGAGGAAtagtcattttaatttataactaattatgagttaattactactatgtagtgtgataatACCtagctattaaaaaaaataaaagagttaaAATTACAACTCATAATAATTATAGATTAAATTTACACTTGATTTatacctgaaaaataaaaagtataattaccatgtaaaaatattttaatactcAACGACTCctattcaataaaaatattttatcactcagctctcaagtctcaactgCAATATCGAATAACATCATCAATCAAAATTCAATCttatataatatttcaaattgtaATACCATATATAAATAGTACATGGTGTCAATGGTCCACACTCACTAGCGATGTACACGGTTCACCTGATCTAGTTGGTCAAGTTCATTTGGCACGTTAGACCACATGAAATGATTCTTTGATATTAGTCCATTCTAGAATATAATTCAAGAATGGCCAAACAGCACCGTACCTATTCCTATCATCTTAAAGCTAAAATTCAAGATATATACATATGTTATAGTGATATAAGGGTTTCTGTCATATTGTTGTGAAGAGTGATAGTGGTGGTGAGGGGCAGGGCTAAGTGAACCTATGAGCTTTTTATTTGCCCACAATAGTAATGTCAATTTCATACCTCCTGTTGTTAAGAATCGAATCATACATATTGcctacaatttaaaattttttagtataaacaaaaaaataataattgaactcCAACCTTAGGAACACCTACTATACATAGCGCGATCGAAACTTAGAGCCTTGATAGAAAAGGTAAATTGTAAAATGTATCTTAATGATCTATAAATTTCTCGATTTCTCctaaaataatatcattttcatACCTCTTCTGGTTAAGAATTAAATCATGCATCTTATaggtaaaaattataatatacagGAAAAgccatttattttatttgattgaaaaagcATAATGTAAGCAGGGCTTACGTGAGTGATGCACactctattatatttttagtagtttaaattttggtatgttgtataaaatatatattgagaaGCGTGAGGCAGCGAATAGTCCACGTTATTGCGTGCGTCATGGGAATCTGGACACTACAGATTCCCTGTGTGGCTGTTTATAAGTTGACTGTCCATAATTATAGTTAATTAGAGGGACAATATTTGTAATGATAAAATATAAGTTGTGGTGCCCCGAAAGGATATTGAGGTGAGTTATACATGAAAATTACGAGTTTACTTTTTGTCAACATTATTTTGATCGAGTTTattgtataagatttttttataatacgATTTATCTTTCTCGtatgatttatgatttttttttttttttagaaaatgatttatggTTATTATAGAGAAGTATAATTTATCTAGTGCCGGTAGTAATTGTGTGTTTCCTTGTCatcttttctatatatatatatatatatgtgtgtgtatgtatatgagTTGAGGTTGTCAAATACTGGCAAAGGCTCATGGCTTCTCAAACAACTAGCAGTCACTTAAACTAAAATATTGAGACCTGGTAGTTTACTACGATTTAATGATGATGCAGTtttcatcactttttttttaattaaattttatattatttaagtaatgcgacttagtttaattaatttgtaatgaCGTATCATTTCTTTGTATCGTTTGGTGAGACAGGAAACCGAACACTGACAACAAAGATTTGATAATTgtcaatttggtcatttttccttaaagagttttattttatttttttcatagtataaGATGATATTTTGGTGTAAAAGTATATACATTTTcgtcaaaagtattacattttttttataagtgcaacattacttataagaaaaatataatatgtttgATGAAAAAAAGTacagtaatacttttacaccaaaatataaaagtattacatctgtcctcaaaaatattatgtttttctttataagtaacaaatattttatttcaagtttagtattatatttactactataagtattacatttgaatatTGACTCGATCCGACTAaactcgtctcacgaataaagatccgtcaGATAGTCTCACACACAAGTTTCggtaagagaaaaaaaaaaagataaaaaggggaaaataaaaaatccacaaACTTAAAATTAGCCCAAAAGGGGCCCtacttctacttttttttttttaattaaaaaaattattcattgaAGTGACTTTTTTCATCACTTAGTTATttgcaaaatgacttttttttaaaatcactcGGAGGATTGCAAA
It includes:
- the LOC116010068 gene encoding uncharacterized protein LOC116010068, coding for MENLIFLQSLLAITILCFNYGACEIKKTNIVDDSRPIILFERFGFALNGHVTVLQAFGWMVPAVLVSMLLGTGTNTIIMALALPLAQSAISLIMDAFSGTSYDRARPKSRTRKRPYARAKTNARTREGEQNTQNGKGARGYGSNEKEAKTTQSFGGWDELDNPGTTSANKTPKTTPAQDPNKTRLRSEGKLSRRISKKETPLLLRLLIAVFPFLGSWTKVL
- the LOC116010049 gene encoding ammonium transporter 1 member 2-like, with the protein product MASSILSAVLRLHHLPNYLSPHFTLHSPTISHHAPSLHCSAPVFYINSLKFFKSSRTVPFAVTESDSPKSLEPDPQALLQEVADSFVLPADFFSRLPRDLRLDLNDAAFDLSNGQVKTECGEDLGEALLNISRAWEQADTSTSTALMKTVPQLAGSLTGYQKSALGKRLLSAGRRFQSMGQYGQGEVQLIAEVMMRNGKLLSASPVSGGTDEEPKQQIRTFKFGELQVALTSEKAYIGAAIGAVFGVLSWGLSQGVASIPESSLQYANDNALLLAKSLRGSLLVIFYSSTALSAFATVGLVLLAGQHSTNMASLSCSAAELSPLLGGAVNATGAASFICSQFTAFSAQLTATKFAVDNTYLLFSAYLVFAMQLGFAMLCAGSVRAKNTMNIMLTNVLDAAAGGLSYYLFGFAFAFGSPSNGFIGRHFFGLKHFPTPNADYSYFLYQWAFAIAAAGITSGSIAERTQFVAYLIYSSFLTGFVYPIVSHWFWSGDGWASASKADNDLLFGSGAIDFAGSGVVHMVGGIAGLWGALIEGPRIGRFDRTGRSVALRGHSASLVVLGTFLLWFGWYGFNPGSFLTILKAYDTEAGPYYGQWSAVGRTAVTTTLAGCTAALTTLFGKRLLVGHWNVIDVCNGLLGGFAAITSGCAVVEPWAAIVCGFVAAWVLIGANKLASVCKYDDPLEAAQLHGGCGAWGLIFTGLFAKKSYVNEVYPGLPGRPYGLFMGGGGKLLAAQIIQILVIFGWVSATMGPLFYMLHKLNLLRISSEDETCGMDLTRHGGFAYAYNDEDDPSSHYPGIKMRRIEPSNTPTPDHNSHPSAV